In the genome of Pseudomonas bubulae, one region contains:
- a CDS encoding efflux RND transporter permease subunit: MKLTDTFIQRPVWAVVVSLFILILGLRSIFELPVNQWPRTENAVVTITTAYYGADAATVAGFITQPLESAIAQAQGIDYLSSSSITGVSTITATLRLNFDASKALTEINTQVNSVKNQLPAQAQEPVLSVAVGQTTDAMYLGFYSDTLPTNNITDYLVRVVKPKLDSIQGVQTAEILGGRQFALRAWLDPDKLAAHNVTAQDVVAALANNNYLSAVGSTRGQMVTVDLTAGTDLHTVDEFKRLVIKNNDDALVYLEDVATVTLGAESYDSSVAFSGKRSVFVGIKAAPNANILSVASSVRDAFPELQAQLPAGVRGEIVYDSTAFINTSIIEVVKTLAEALVIVSVVIYLFLGSFRAVIVPLVAIPLSLVGTFFVMYLLGYSINLLTLLALVLAIGLVVDDAIIVVENVDRHIKEQGKSVFEAALMAARELGGPIIAMTVVLIAAYVPIGLRSGLTGALFKEFCFSLAGAVTVSAVVAMTLSPMMTSRLLQPGQDEGRFARRLDQCFDWLRGRYHRVLSAGLDSWPVLVTFGFVLFVLVAASGMTAKSELSPTEDQGLVFMMIKGPPTAAPQQMERIADQAFQIASKEPEYAQMFQLTGLPALNQGLGGVLLKPWSERTRSQAELIFDLQQKWNQVPGATVAAFPLPSLPGAQGLPVQFVITTTDSVENLNEVAQAVMAEAQKQQLFWFADMDLKLDKPQARLVVDREKIAALGMTQADVGAALSAALGGNYVNYFSTAGRSYKVIPQVLQVDRLNPEQILDYYIRTPAGVMIPARTVAHIETSTQPESINHFQQLNSATLSGVSGVAQGELLARLNTILNDIAPSGYTSDFSGESRQFMQESGGFVGLLLFSILIVYLALAFQFESFRDPVVILFSVPPALFGALAFITMGFASINVYTQVGLVTLLGLITKHGILIVQFANELQRAGRSKREAIEEAAAVRLRPILMTTAAMVLGVVPLVWASGAGAAGRHDMGLVIFAGLSIGTLLTLFMVPAMYMFIGSSHHLQAARPSTGPRGG; the protein is encoded by the coding sequence ATGAAGCTCACCGATACCTTTATCCAGCGCCCGGTCTGGGCCGTAGTGGTTTCGCTGTTTATCCTGATCCTGGGGCTACGTTCGATCTTCGAATTGCCGGTCAACCAATGGCCGCGAACCGAAAATGCGGTGGTCACTATTACTACCGCCTACTACGGCGCCGATGCAGCCACAGTTGCCGGGTTTATCACCCAGCCACTGGAGTCGGCGATCGCCCAGGCCCAGGGCATCGATTATCTGTCTTCGTCGAGTATTACCGGGGTCTCGACCATTACCGCCACGCTGCGGCTGAACTTCGACGCCAGCAAGGCCCTGACCGAGATCAACACCCAGGTCAACTCGGTCAAGAACCAGCTACCGGCCCAGGCCCAGGAACCGGTGCTGTCGGTTGCGGTGGGGCAAACCACGGATGCCATGTACCTGGGGTTCTACAGCGACACCCTGCCCACCAATAACATCACCGATTATCTGGTGCGGGTGGTCAAACCCAAGCTCGACTCGATCCAGGGCGTGCAAACCGCAGAAATCCTCGGTGGGCGCCAGTTCGCCCTGCGTGCCTGGCTGGACCCGGACAAACTGGCGGCCCATAACGTCACCGCCCAGGACGTAGTCGCGGCGCTGGCCAACAACAACTACCTGTCTGCCGTGGGTTCAACCCGCGGGCAAATGGTCACGGTAGACCTGACGGCCGGAACCGACTTGCACACGGTGGATGAATTCAAGCGGCTGGTGATCAAGAACAACGACGATGCCCTGGTGTACCTGGAAGATGTCGCCACTGTGACCCTGGGTGCAGAAAGCTACGACAGCAGCGTGGCGTTTTCCGGCAAACGTTCGGTGTTCGTCGGTATCAAGGCCGCGCCCAATGCCAATATCCTCAGCGTTGCCAGCAGCGTGCGCGACGCCTTCCCCGAACTGCAAGCGCAATTGCCTGCAGGCGTGCGCGGCGAAATTGTTTATGACTCCACGGCGTTCATCAATACTTCGATTATCGAGGTGGTCAAGACCCTGGCGGAAGCTTTGGTCATAGTGTCGGTGGTCATCTACCTGTTCCTCGGCTCATTCCGCGCGGTGATAGTGCCACTGGTGGCGATACCGCTGTCGCTGGTCGGCACCTTCTTTGTCATGTATCTGCTGGGTTACTCGATCAACCTGCTGACCTTGCTTGCATTGGTTCTGGCCATTGGTCTGGTGGTGGACGACGCGATTATCGTGGTGGAAAACGTCGACCGGCATATCAAGGAACAAGGCAAAAGTGTATTTGAAGCCGCGTTGATGGCGGCGCGTGAACTGGGCGGCCCGATCATCGCGATGACGGTGGTGCTGATTGCCGCCTATGTGCCGATCGGGCTGCGCAGCGGCTTGACGGGGGCACTGTTCAAGGAGTTCTGTTTTTCCCTGGCCGGTGCGGTAACGGTATCGGCAGTGGTGGCCATGACGCTGTCACCGATGATGACCTCCCGGCTGTTGCAACCCGGGCAGGATGAAGGTCGCTTCGCGCGCCGGCTCGATCAGTGTTTTGACTGGCTGCGCGGGCGTTACCATCGCGTTTTGTCAGCCGGTCTGGATAGTTGGCCGGTGCTGGTGACCTTTGGCTTTGTCCTGTTTGTACTGGTCGCCGCCAGTGGCATGACCGCCAAAAGCGAACTGTCACCGACCGAAGACCAGGGGCTGGTGTTCATGATGATCAAAGGCCCGCCGACAGCTGCACCGCAACAGATGGAGCGCATTGCCGACCAGGCGTTTCAGATCGCCAGCAAGGAGCCTGAATACGCGCAGATGTTCCAGCTGACCGGGCTGCCCGCCCTCAATCAGGGCCTGGGCGGGGTCTTGCTCAAGCCCTGGAGCGAACGCACACGCTCCCAGGCTGAGCTGATCTTCGATCTTCAGCAAAAATGGAATCAGGTGCCGGGGGCCACCGTCGCTGCCTTCCCATTGCCTTCGTTACCGGGCGCCCAGGGATTGCCGGTGCAGTTTGTGATCACCACCACCGACTCGGTAGAAAACCTCAATGAAGTGGCTCAGGCCGTGATGGCCGAAGCCCAGAAGCAACAGCTGTTCTGGTTTGCCGACATGGACCTGAAACTGGACAAACCGCAGGCCAGACTGGTGGTCGACCGGGAAAAAATTGCCGCACTGGGCATGACCCAGGCAGATGTCGGCGCAGCCCTGTCAGCTGCATTGGGTGGCAACTACGTCAATTACTTCTCGACCGCCGGGCGCTCATACAAAGTCATCCCGCAAGTACTGCAGGTTGACCGGCTCAACCCCGAGCAGATTCTCGATTACTACATCCGTACGCCCGCCGGTGTGATGATCCCGGCGCGCACGGTGGCGCATATCGAGACCTCGACACAACCCGAGTCGATCAATCACTTCCAGCAGTTGAACTCGGCGACCCTCTCGGGCGTCAGCGGTGTGGCCCAGGGCGAGTTGCTGGCCAGGCTCAACACTATCCTGAACGATATTGCGCCCTCGGGTTACACCTCGGACTTTTCCGGCGAGTCGCGTCAGTTCATGCAAGAGTCCGGCGGCTTTGTCGGCTTGCTGCTGTTCTCGATATTAATCGTCTACCTGGCCCTGGCCTTCCAGTTCGAAAGCTTCCGCGATCCGGTGGTCATTCTGTTCTCGGTGCCGCCGGCACTGTTTGGTGCGCTGGCCTTTATTACCATGGGCTTTGCCTCGATCAATGTGTACACCCAGGTGGGCCTGGTGACGCTGCTGGGGCTGATCACCAAACACGGGATCCTGATCGTGCAGTTTGCCAACGAGTTGCAACGCGCAGGTCGCAGCAAGCGCGAGGCCATTGAAGAAGCCGCCGCCGTGCGTCTGCGGCCGATCCTGATGACCACGGCCGCGATGGTACTGGGCGTGGTGCCGCTGGTCTGGGCTTCCGGTGCCGGGGCTGCAGGGCGCCATGACATGGGGCTGGTGATCTTCGCCGGGCTGTCTATCGGCACCCTGCTGACGCTGTTCATGGTGCCGGCGATGTATATGTTTATCGGTTCCAGCCATCACCTCCAGGCTGCACGACCCTCGACAGGTCCGCGCGGCGGATGA
- a CDS encoding long-chain-acyl-CoA synthetase, whose product MNDFNNATLLSSAERAVVPREQTQAILDLRAAASARIKPADRYTLADRLEEQAQRHGERPFIIYGEQRLSFALINARADRLAHVLYARGLRPGDVCALAMENRPEFFCCWFALAKLGVVAGFVNTQVSGRPLVHALQAIDAKAMLVGEEVLGNVLATQGLPPLPLWLVADAEQPWTGAMPSQVDTGLAQALATAPAMPFPRDVRADLRAESPCLLIFTSGTTGLPKAARYSHMRWMSTGDIMEITLQTTAHDVFYCCLPLYHGAAATSVTSTALKTGAAIVVRRKFSVREFWNDVRKHHVSVFQYIGEICRYLLNQPEVAGERDHGLRCMLGAGLTRESWQNWLRRFGPIQVFEGWGSTESNTNVVNVDNYLGACGRVPYWEKSNLRLVRYDVETDSHPRDENGFYQLCEAGEVGEALGFIINHPDIGGGRFEGYTSAEATASKIRRNVFSQGDAYWSSGDLLRFDKDGYLYFIDRIGDTFRWKSENVSTLEVAAALGDFEGLELINIYGVQVPGQEGRAGMAAVLMQPGRSFDPQAFYALTETRLPRYAAPVFVRVSAAADLTSTFKLRKVDLQRQGYAPAAFSDPLFIRDDSSRSYVPYSAQVLERIGLAAFVGDTSQ is encoded by the coding sequence ATGAACGATTTCAACAACGCAACCCTGCTGTCCAGTGCCGAACGCGCAGTTGTGCCACGGGAGCAGACGCAGGCAATTCTCGATTTGCGGGCCGCCGCCAGTGCCCGGATCAAACCGGCCGATCGCTACACCCTTGCCGATCGCCTCGAAGAGCAGGCGCAACGTCACGGCGAACGGCCCTTTATCATTTATGGCGAACAGCGTCTCAGTTTCGCCCTGATCAATGCCCGCGCCGACCGTTTGGCCCATGTCCTGTATGCCCGCGGCCTGCGTCCGGGTGATGTCTGCGCCCTGGCGATGGAGAACCGCCCGGAGTTCTTCTGTTGCTGGTTCGCCCTGGCCAAGCTCGGCGTGGTGGCGGGTTTCGTCAATACCCAGGTCAGCGGCCGGCCACTGGTGCACGCGCTGCAGGCGATCGATGCCAAGGCCATGCTGGTCGGCGAAGAGGTGCTGGGCAATGTGCTTGCGACTCAAGGCTTGCCACCGCTGCCCTTATGGCTGGTAGCGGATGCCGAGCAGCCATGGACCGGGGCCATGCCGTCACAGGTCGATACCGGACTGGCTCAAGCACTGGCCACAGCCCCCGCCATGCCATTCCCTCGTGATGTGCGCGCCGACCTGAGGGCCGAGAGCCCGTGCCTGCTGATCTTCACCTCGGGCACCACCGGCCTGCCGAAAGCGGCGCGCTATAGCCATATGCGCTGGATGTCGACCGGTGACATCATGGAAATCACCCTGCAAACCACCGCCCATGACGTGTTCTATTGCTGCTTGCCGCTGTATCACGGTGCAGCCGCCACGTCAGTGACGTCCACCGCGCTGAAAACCGGTGCAGCCATTGTGGTACGGCGCAAATTCAGTGTCCGTGAGTTCTGGAATGATGTGCGCAAGCATCATGTGAGCGTGTTCCAGTACATCGGTGAAATCTGCCGCTATCTGCTCAACCAGCCCGAGGTGGCCGGTGAACGTGACCACGGTCTGCGCTGCATGCTCGGCGCCGGGTTGACCCGCGAAAGCTGGCAGAACTGGCTGCGCCGTTTCGGGCCGATCCAAGTGTTTGAAGGCTGGGGCTCCACCGAGTCCAACACCAATGTGGTCAATGTCGACAATTATCTGGGGGCTTGCGGCCGTGTGCCGTACTGGGAAAAGAGCAACTTGCGCCTGGTGCGCTATGACGTTGAAACCGACAGCCACCCACGGGACGAAAATGGCTTCTACCAGCTGTGCGAGGCGGGCGAGGTGGGTGAGGCCCTGGGTTTTATCATCAACCATCCCGACATCGGCGGCGGGCGTTTCGAGGGTTATACCTCAGCCGAGGCGACTGCCAGCAAGATTCGTCGCAATGTGTTCAGCCAGGGCGATGCCTACTGGAGTTCAGGTGACCTGCTGCGTTTTGACAAGGACGGCTACCTGTATTTTATCGACCGCATTGGCGACACTTTCCGCTGGAAAAGTGAAAACGTTTCCACCCTTGAGGTGGCGGCTGCGCTGGGCGACTTCGAAGGCCTTGAGCTGATCAACATTTATGGCGTGCAAGTACCCGGGCAGGAGGGGCGCGCCGGTATGGCGGCGGTGTTGATGCAGCCGGGCCGCAGCTTCGACCCGCAGGCGTTCTATGCATTGACCGAAACGCGCTTGCCGCGTTACGCCGCCCCGGTGTTCGTACGGGTATCGGCAGCGGCTGACCTGACCAGTACCTTCAAGTTGCGCAAGGTCGACCTGCAACGTCAGGGCTATGCCCCTGCAGCATTCAGCGACCCGCTGTTTATCCGTGATGACAGCAGCCGCAGCTATGTGCCGTACAGCGCACAGGTGCTGGAGCGCATTGGCCTGGCCGCTTTTGTCGGGGACACCAGCCAGTGA
- a CDS encoding coniferyl aldehyde dehydrogenase: MSCAISCADGLAALLLEQKAAFNAQGAVSAAQRRARIQRVIDILVDHHLALAEAMDADFGGRPRGFSLMNDVLGALGSLKHARDHLESWMQDEPRQVFSPYDQLGAQAWVMYQPKGTVGILGTWNAPLYTLLSPLASALAAGNRAILKPSEVVPRTAALVARLFAELFDPLEVGVVTGGADLAQAFTAQPFDHLVFTGSTAVARSVMGNAAQNLVPVTLELGGKSPVIVARSADLATAAFRIALSKTTNSGQVCINPDLVYVAREQLEAFINAFAGAYRGFIPEVSDNPDVVAVVNPQHLARVENLVDQARQAGARVISLPYAQAVDMQNRRRPLQLVIDPPQDSLIMHEEIFGPAMVVLPYDEVDQVIAHINDRPRPLALYYFGNDALEQRHVLEHTLSGGVTLNDVMMHAALHDAPFGGIGGSGMGHYHGREGFLEFSHLRTVLKAPDHDPRGEWGLLPPYSEHFEAAMLAQITRD; encoded by the coding sequence ATGAGTTGTGCAATTTCTTGCGCTGATGGTCTGGCAGCCCTGTTGCTTGAGCAGAAAGCCGCGTTCAACGCTCAGGGCGCAGTCAGCGCTGCGCAGCGCCGGGCGCGAATCCAGCGGGTAATCGACATACTGGTGGACCACCACCTGGCGCTGGCCGAGGCGATGGATGCCGACTTTGGCGGTCGCCCCCGGGGGTTCTCATTGATGAACGATGTGCTGGGGGCACTGGGCTCGCTCAAGCACGCCCGGGACCACCTCGAAAGCTGGATGCAGGATGAACCGCGACAGGTCTTCAGCCCCTATGATCAGCTCGGTGCCCAGGCATGGGTGATGTACCAGCCCAAGGGCACCGTGGGCATTCTGGGGACCTGGAACGCGCCGCTGTACACACTGCTCAGCCCGCTGGCTTCGGCGCTGGCGGCAGGTAACCGGGCGATCCTCAAGCCCTCGGAGGTGGTACCGCGCACTGCCGCGCTGGTTGCCAGGCTGTTTGCCGAACTGTTCGACCCGCTGGAAGTGGGGGTGGTCACCGGCGGCGCCGACCTGGCCCAGGCTTTTACTGCGCAACCCTTTGATCACCTGGTGTTTACCGGCAGTACCGCCGTGGCCCGCTCGGTGATGGGTAATGCAGCGCAAAATCTGGTGCCGGTGACACTGGAACTGGGCGGTAAATCGCCAGTGATCGTTGCCCGCAGCGCGGATCTGGCCACGGCGGCCTTTCGCATTGCTCTGTCCAAGACCACCAACAGCGGTCAGGTCTGCATCAACCCGGACCTGGTCTACGTTGCCCGTGAGCAGCTTGAGGCGTTTATCAATGCCTTTGCTGGCGCTTACCGCGGGTTCATCCCCGAGGTAAGCGACAACCCGGATGTAGTTGCCGTGGTCAACCCACAACATCTGGCCCGGGTGGAAAATCTGGTTGACCAGGCCCGTCAGGCCGGTGCCCGGGTGATAAGCCTGCCCTATGCGCAAGCGGTCGATATGCAAAACCGTCGGCGTCCGTTGCAACTGGTTATCGACCCGCCTCAAGACAGCCTGATCATGCACGAAGAGATCTTCGGCCCGGCCATGGTCGTGCTGCCCTACGACGAGGTCGACCAGGTGATTGCGCATATCAATGACCGGCCACGGCCACTGGCCCTCTACTACTTTGGCAACGATGCCCTTGAACAGCGTCATGTGCTGGAGCACACCCTGTCCGGTGGCGTCACCCTCAATGACGTGATGATGCATGCCGCCTTGCATGATGCTCCGTTCGGCGGTATCGGCGGCTCGGGCATGGGCCATTACCACGGCCGTGAAGGGTTCCTTGAATTCAGCCACCTGCGCACCGTACTCAAGGCACCCGACCACGATCCGCGCGGCGAATGGGGCTTGCTGCCGCCTTATAGCGAGCATTTCGAGGCGGCAATGCTGGCGCAGATCACTCGGGATTGA
- a CDS encoding efflux transporter outer membrane subunit, with the protein MQRCLPLSLLFIALAGCTLGPDFVRPEVAADAGYSTHNLTTTARADIDAGGAAQRLIAGMDIPGQWWTLFRSPELNALVEEALRANPDISAAQAALRQANEQVYVDQASLFPVLNGNLSKTRQKVSGTTSGTASSPILTLSSASLSVSYAPDVFGGTRRQIESSTAQAEYQRFQLEATYLTLSTNVVNTAVSLASLRDQIAATGQIIQLQSDQLDLLQAQRRLGAIADTDVLTQQTALAQTRATLAPLQKQLAQTRNQLMAYLGRFPNQDKGERFNLASLHLPQELPVSLPSAIVEQRPDVRSAQAQLHEASANIGVAVANQLPQFSITGSLGSTVASGSTLFSAGSGVWSLAGAIAQPLFDAGALEHRKRAAVAAYDQSAAQYRGTVLAAFQDVANALRALEADAEALKQQVAAEQSAQASLALVQAQYRLGAVAYINLLTAQQTYQNTVLSRVQAQAVRYSDTAALFQALGGGWWNRSDPDPQGRPDRFGLPTWQELMPSHNKTAPAKPTRLD; encoded by the coding sequence ATGCAACGGTGTTTGCCGCTGAGTCTGCTGTTCATTGCCCTCGCAGGTTGTACCCTGGGGCCTGACTTTGTTCGTCCCGAAGTCGCTGCGGATGCCGGTTACTCCACGCACAACCTCACGACCACCGCCCGGGCCGATATCGACGCTGGCGGCGCTGCGCAACGCCTGATTGCCGGCATGGATATACCCGGGCAATGGTGGACACTGTTCCGCTCGCCGGAATTGAACGCCCTGGTGGAAGAGGCCTTGCGCGCCAACCCGGATATCAGCGCCGCGCAAGCAGCATTGCGCCAGGCCAATGAGCAGGTGTATGTCGATCAGGCTTCCTTGTTTCCCGTCCTGAACGGCAATTTGTCGAAAACCCGCCAGAAAGTCTCCGGGACCACATCCGGTACGGCGTCGTCGCCGATTCTCACACTCAGCTCCGCGTCACTGAGCGTGTCCTATGCGCCGGATGTCTTCGGCGGTACGCGCCGGCAGATCGAGTCGTCCACGGCGCAAGCCGAGTACCAGCGTTTTCAGCTTGAGGCCACCTACCTCACGCTATCCACCAATGTGGTCAATACCGCCGTCAGCCTGGCGTCCCTGCGCGATCAGATTGCGGCGACCGGGCAAATCATCCAGCTACAGAGCGACCAGCTCGACCTGCTGCAGGCGCAGCGGCGCCTCGGTGCCATTGCCGATACCGATGTATTGACCCAGCAAACTGCCCTGGCGCAAACCCGCGCTACTCTGGCGCCCTTGCAAAAGCAGTTGGCGCAAACCCGGAACCAGTTGATGGCCTACCTGGGCAGGTTCCCCAATCAGGACAAGGGCGAGCGTTTCAACCTGGCGTCCCTGCATCTGCCGCAAGAATTGCCAGTGAGTCTGCCCTCGGCAATCGTCGAACAGCGTCCGGATGTGCGCTCCGCTCAGGCGCAACTGCATGAGGCCAGTGCCAATATTGGCGTGGCGGTGGCCAATCAGTTGCCACAGTTCAGCATTACCGGTTCATTGGGTTCCACGGTAGCCAGCGGCAGCACGCTGTTTTCCGCAGGCTCGGGTGTATGGAGCCTGGCCGGGGCAATTGCCCAACCGCTGTTCGATGCCGGTGCGCTTGAACACCGAAAACGGGCGGCGGTTGCGGCGTATGACCAGTCGGCGGCGCAGTACCGCGGTACGGTGCTTGCCGCATTCCAGGATGTGGCCAACGCGCTCAGGGCGCTGGAGGCCGATGCCGAGGCGCTCAAGCAGCAAGTGGCTGCGGAGCAGTCCGCCCAGGCCAGCCTTGCCCTGGTGCAGGCGCAGTACCGCCTGGGAGCGGTGGCTTATATCAACCTGCTCACGGCGCAGCAAACCTACCAGAACACCGTGCTCAGCCGGGTCCAGGCCCAGGCCGTGCGCTACAGCGATACCGCAGCGCTGTTCCAGGCTCTGGGCGGCGGCTGGTGGAACCGCAGCGACCCTGACCCCCAGGGCCGCCCTGACCGATTCGGCTTGCCGACCTGGCAAGAACTCATGCCGAGTCACAACAAGACCGCGCCCGCCAAACCCACGCGGCTCGACTGA
- a CDS encoding efflux RND transporter periplasmic adaptor subunit: MLIMIGVVLVIVAIIAGVKFAQISAMIAQAKQPLPAAVVTAMQVPFDDWQPTVTAVGSIKAVRGVDVTTEAGGIVRSIGFTPGQEVAAQALLVQLNADSDIALLHSLEATADLAAIVLKRDRAQLAVNAVSQAQVDTDNADLKVKLAAAEQQRALVAQKTIRAPFAGRIGITAVNPGQYLNPGDKIATLQTFDPIYIDFNVPQTQLEAIAVGQKVSVTADGLSNQTFTGRVSTIDTRFDPTTRNVTVEASVANPGKNLVPGMFARAVVDSGAVLRYLTVPQTAVTYNPYGTTVFIALSSKNDKGEDVLTAQQTFIKTGPTRGDQVAILSGVKEGDLLITSGQMKLKNGSPVQIDNSAAPLNDAAPMPQEH; the protein is encoded by the coding sequence ATGCTTATCATGATCGGGGTGGTGCTGGTGATTGTCGCGATCATCGCCGGGGTCAAGTTCGCGCAGATCTCAGCCATGATTGCCCAGGCAAAGCAGCCCTTGCCCGCCGCCGTCGTCACCGCCATGCAAGTACCGTTCGACGACTGGCAGCCGACGGTGACCGCCGTGGGCTCGATAAAAGCCGTGCGCGGGGTCGATGTGACCACCGAAGCGGGCGGCATTGTGCGCAGCATCGGTTTTACACCGGGCCAGGAAGTGGCAGCACAGGCGCTGCTGGTTCAATTGAATGCTGATTCGGACATCGCCCTGCTCCATTCGCTGGAAGCCACGGCGGACCTGGCTGCCATCGTCCTCAAGCGTGACCGCGCACAACTGGCGGTCAACGCCGTGTCCCAGGCGCAAGTGGACACCGACAACGCAGACCTCAAAGTCAAACTGGCCGCCGCAGAACAGCAGCGGGCGCTGGTGGCGCAAAAAACCATTCGTGCGCCCTTTGCCGGGCGTATAGGCATTACCGCTGTCAACCCCGGGCAATACCTCAACCCCGGTGACAAAATCGCCACGTTGCAAACCTTCGACCCCATCTATATCGACTTCAACGTGCCCCAGACCCAACTGGAAGCCATTGCCGTCGGCCAAAAAGTATCGGTGACCGCCGACGGCCTCTCCAACCAGACATTCACGGGGCGCGTCAGCACCATAGACACCCGCTTCGACCCGACCACGCGTAACGTCACGGTCGAAGCCAGCGTTGCCAACCCCGGGAAGAACCTGGTGCCCGGCATGTTTGCCCGCGCAGTTGTCGACTCGGGGGCGGTGCTGCGCTACCTGACCGTGCCACAGACAGCCGTCACCTATAACCCCTACGGCACCACCGTTTTTATCGCGCTGTCGAGCAAGAACGACAAGGGTGAAGACGTTCTCACGGCACAACAGACCTTTATCAAGACCGGACCGACCCGTGGCGATCAGGTCGCCATCCTGTCCGGTGTGAAGGAAGGCGACCTGTTGATCACCAGTGGTCAGATGAAACTCAAAAATGGCTCACCGGTGCAGATCGACAACAGTGCTGCGCCGCTCAACGATGCGGCGCCAATGCCTCAAGAACATTAA
- a CDS encoding acyl-CoA dehydrogenase family protein, translating to MFVDLTPEQHALRLKVRDYFQNLMTPELRQQMRGTEGGELFRRTIAQIGRDGWLAVGWPKAYGGQGYGPTEQLIFFEEANIAGAPLPFVTISTVGPALMAHGSALQKDKFLPGIAAGDINFAIGYSEASAGSDLAVLKTTAREDADGFVVNGSKLWTSGADAADFIWLAARTDPEQARHKGISILILDTLAQGFSSTLIPTSGNPTAATYYDNVRVPRNMLVGELHGGWKLITAQLNHERLGLGAWSDKVVSLFNRVYLWARCADEQGHRATDVAWVKRDLAECYARLEAMRLINFRIAADLERDRVDVALASTTKVYGSESAIEILRKLSAILGASGLTRAGSAAAYLLGELEYEVRASVNLTFGGGTNEIQRELIAQFGLGMPRTQR from the coding sequence ATGTTTGTCGATCTCACCCCTGAACAGCATGCATTGCGACTCAAGGTCCGGGACTATTTCCAGAACCTGATGACTCCCGAGCTGCGCCAGCAGATGCGCGGTACCGAAGGTGGCGAGCTGTTTCGCCGCACCATCGCGCAAATCGGTCGCGATGGCTGGCTGGCGGTAGGCTGGCCCAAGGCCTATGGCGGGCAGGGTTATGGCCCTACCGAGCAATTGATTTTCTTTGAAGAAGCCAATATCGCCGGTGCGCCACTGCCATTCGTGACCATCAGTACCGTTGGCCCGGCGCTGATGGCCCACGGCTCGGCGTTGCAAAAGGATAAATTCCTGCCAGGGATCGCCGCCGGGGACATCAACTTCGCCATCGGTTACTCCGAAGCCAGTGCTGGCAGCGATCTGGCGGTACTGAAAACCACCGCCCGTGAAGATGCCGACGGTTTTGTGGTCAATGGCAGCAAGCTCTGGACCTCGGGCGCCGATGCGGCCGACTTCATCTGGCTGGCGGCCCGTACCGACCCCGAGCAGGCGCGTCACAAGGGCATTTCGATCCTGATTCTCGACACCCTTGCCCAAGGGTTTTCCAGCACCCTGATCCCGACCTCCGGCAACCCTACGGCGGCCACCTATTACGACAATGTGCGGGTGCCACGCAACATGCTGGTGGGTGAGCTGCATGGCGGCTGGAAACTGATTACGGCTCAGCTCAACCACGAACGCCTGGGCCTGGGGGCCTGGTCCGACAAAGTGGTCAGCCTGTTCAACCGCGTCTATCTGTGGGCACGTTGCGCCGATGAGCAGGGCCACCGCGCCACCGATGTGGCCTGGGTCAAGCGCGATCTGGCCGAGTGTTATGCCCGGCTTGAAGCGATGCGCCTGATCAATTTCCGGATTGCCGCCGACCTTGAACGCGACCGTGTGGACGTCGCACTGGCCTCGACCACCAAGGTCTACGGCTCGGAGTCGGCGATCGAGATCCTGCGCAAGCTGTCAGCCATCCTGGGTGCCAGTGGCCTGACCCGGGCCGGTTCGGCAGCGGCTTATCTGCTTGGCGAGCTGGAATATGAGGTGCGGGCATCGGTCAACCTGACCTTTGGCGGTGGCACCAATGAGATCCAGCGCGAGCTGATTGCCCAGTTCGGCCTGGGCATGCCGCGCACACAACGCTGA